A single genomic interval of Pyrus communis chromosome 7, drPyrComm1.1, whole genome shotgun sequence harbors:
- the LOC137741133 gene encoding trans-cinnamate:CoA ligase, peroxisomal-like has product MALESMNMLPKCDANYAALSPTTFLKRAAAFYADRTSVVYEGTRFTWAQTYDRCCRLASSLVSLNIVKHDVVSVLAPNIPAMYEMHFGVPMAGAVLNTVNTRLDAKTIASILRHSGAKVFFVDYQFVPLARDILRILTTGTAGTSMPLVIVIDDIDSPTGIRLGELEYEQLIKRGNPGFISVPVDDEWDPVALNYTSGTTSEPKGVVYSHRGAFLSTLSLILGWEMGGEPVYLWTLPMFHCNGWTFTWGVAARGGTNVCLRNTTAYDIYRNIHRHKVTHMCCAPIIFNILLEAKTHERCEISTPVQILTGGAPPPAPLLKKIEPLGFKVTHAYGLTEATGPALVCEWQAKWNKLSQDGQAKLKARQGISILTLADVDVKNKDTMESVPHDGKTMGEIVLRGSSIMKGYFKDPKATKKAFQNGWFWTGDVGVVHPDGYMEIKDRSKDVIISGGENISSVEVENMLHGHPKVLEAAVVAMPHSRWGESPCAFVALRSNAEGAATESEIIAYCRKNLPHFMVPKKVEFLPQLPRNPMGKVLKNVLRDQAKTFISSESQQTAVDSHSNDQQILALSRL; this is encoded by the exons ATGGCCCTTGAATCTATGAATATGCTTCCGAAATGTGATGCCAATTACGCAGCTCTCTCTCCCACAACCTTTCTCAAGAGAGCTGCTGCTTTTTATGCCGACCGTACCTCAGTCGTCTATGAAGGCACTCGCTTCACTTGGGCCCAAACCTACGACCGTTGCTGCCGTCTCGCTTCCTCCCTCGTTTCCCTCAACATCGTCAAACACGATGTG GTTTCAGTATTGGCTCCTAACATTCCGGCAATGTACGAAATGCATTTCGGAGTGCCCATGGCCGGGGCCGTGCTCAACACCGTCAACACCCGCCTGGACGCCAAAACCATAGCCTCCATTCTCCGGCACTCAGGAGCCAAAGTCTTCTTTGTCGACTACCAATTTGTCCCCCTGGCACGTGACATCCTGAGGATTCTCACCACCGGAACTGCCGGCACATCCATGCCGTTGGTCATCGTGATCGACGATATCGACTCCCCCACTGGTATTCGACTCGGCGAGTTGGAGTACGAGCAACTCATCAAAAGGGGCAATCCCGGATTTATCTCCGTTCCAGTCGATGACGAGTGGGACCCCGTCGCTTTGAATTACACCTCCGGAACGACATCGGAGCCCAAAGGCGTTGTGTACAGCCACAGAGGCGCATTCTTGAGCACCCTGAGCCTAATTTTGGGCTGGGAAATGGGGGGCGAGCCTGTTTATTTGTGGACCCTCCCCATGTTTCATTGCAACGGCTGGACCTTCACGTGGGGCGTCGCAGCACGCGGCGGCACCAACGTCTGCCTCCGCAACACCACTGCCTACGACATCTACCGCAACATTCACCGCCACAAGGTGACGCACATGTGCTGCGCCCCCATCATCTTCAACATCCTCCTCGAGGCCAAAACCCACGAGCGCTGCGAGATCTCAACGCCCGTCCAGATACTCACTGGCGGAGCCCCTCCTCCGGCCCCTCTCCTAAAGAAGATCGAGCCGCTAGGGTTTAAAGTAACCCACGCGTACGGCCTGACAGAGGCAACAGGCCCCGCTTTGGTCTGCGAATGGCAGGCCAAGTGGAACAAGCTGTCTCAGGATGGTCAGGCCAAActcaaggcaaggcaaggcatAAGCATATTGACTCTTGCTGACGTGGATGTAAAAAACAAGGACACAATGGAGAGTGTCCCCCATGACGGGAAGACCATGGGGGAGATTGTTTTGCGTGGGAGTAGCATCATGAAAGGGTATTTCAAGGATCCCAAGGCGACCAAGAAGGCGTTCCAGAACGGATGGTTCTGGACTGGAGACGTCGGGGTTGTACACCCAGACGGCTACATGGAGATAAAGGACAGGTCGAAAGATGTGATCATATCAGGAGGAGAAAATATTAGCAGTGTGGAAGTTGAAAATATGTTACATGGGCATCCAAAGGTGTTAGAGGCAGCAGTTGTGGCAATGCCACACTCTCGATGGGGAGAGAGCCCGTGTGCTTTTGTGGCTCTCCGAAGCAACGCCGAGGGGGCAGCCACCGAGTCCGAAATCATTGCTTACTGCCGCAAAAACTTGCCGCATTTTATGGTGCCCAAGAAGGTGGAGTTTCTGCCCCAGCTGCCCAGAAATCCAATGGGCAAGGTTCTCAAAAACGTTTTGAGGGATCAGGCAAAGACATTCATCTCATCGGAAAGTCAACAGACCGCCGTTGATTCCCACAGCAATGATCAGCAGATTCTTGCTTTGTCGCGTCTTTGA